One genomic segment of Acidobacteriota bacterium includes these proteins:
- a CDS encoding DUF2277 domain-containing protein — MCRSIKKLRSIEPAATPEDVEAAALQFVRKISGFRQPSKVNLRAFDFAVSGIARVSQTLLDDLIVRGQARS; from the coding sequence ATGTGCAGAAGTATCAAGAAACTCAGGTCAATCGAGCCCGCAGCAACGCCTGAAGATGTCGAAGCCGCAGCGCTCCAGTTCGTTCGCAAAATCAGCGGCTTCCGACAACCGTCCAAGGTGAATCTCAGGGCATTCGACTTCGCAGTTTCAGGCATCGCCCGGGTCTCCCAAACATTGCTCGACGACCTCATCGTGCGCGGCCAGGCACGGAGCTGA
- a CDS encoding 2-hydroxyacyl-CoA dehydratase, which translates to MTTLGSTDELVGRGNREGAAMFRDWFTELDNTAKNGGQAAYVFVMGSLNEILKTFDLPVVFPEINSLQTAVRHVAHEYLEEAENYGYSPDICGYVKADIGTQLRGGEHPMAQIPQPSLAVLTNACNTYIKWAEIWERMYGIPVFTIDVPGTRQAGGQTWRGNADFEADRTYVEVQLRELITLCEEVTGKKFDIDKFREVLGYANTMSRSWKRILELNTSKPSLFSALTDGTIFLGVANGFRGTEEGARYFERLVEEMEYKAANGIGQAIDEKYRLLFVGVPCYPIFRRFNELFTDWGGTFVNSTYLWFASGGTNRGFEYDLGDPLASLAEGVLISVRDAMDAMFHQNVAIADMAETFDVDGIIYHPIKSCRTVSTGLADGRKHMMKELGIPSLFIESDMMDRRVVSEAQMKNRIDAFFEGLESRRQHETAG; encoded by the coding sequence ATGACAACACTCGGATCCACAGACGAACTGGTGGGGCGCGGAAACCGTGAGGGTGCTGCAATGTTCCGCGACTGGTTCACGGAACTCGACAACACGGCAAAGAACGGTGGGCAGGCCGCGTATGTGTTCGTAATGGGAAGCCTCAACGAGATCTTGAAGACGTTCGACCTGCCCGTCGTGTTTCCCGAGATCAACTCGCTCCAGACCGCGGTCCGTCACGTCGCACACGAGTACCTGGAGGAGGCCGAGAACTACGGTTACTCACCAGACATCTGCGGCTACGTCAAGGCTGATATCGGCACCCAGCTCCGTGGCGGAGAGCATCCGATGGCCCAGATTCCGCAACCGAGCCTCGCCGTGCTTACGAATGCTTGCAACACGTATATCAAGTGGGCGGAGATCTGGGAGCGCATGTACGGCATACCGGTCTTCACGATCGACGTTCCCGGCACACGTCAGGCAGGCGGCCAAACCTGGCGAGGAAACGCCGATTTCGAGGCCGACCGTACGTATGTCGAAGTGCAGTTGCGCGAACTCATCACGCTGTGTGAGGAAGTGACTGGTAAGAAGTTCGACATCGACAAGTTCCGCGAAGTGCTCGGGTACGCCAACACGATGAGCCGCTCTTGGAAACGGATCCTCGAGCTCAACACTTCAAAGCCGTCTTTGTTTAGCGCCCTCACCGACGGAACGATTTTTCTCGGCGTTGCCAACGGGTTCCGTGGCACCGAGGAGGGCGCCCGCTACTTCGAGCGGCTAGTAGAGGAAATGGAGTACAAGGCGGCGAACGGGATCGGCCAGGCGATAGATGAGAAGTATCGCCTGCTCTTCGTCGGTGTTCCCTGCTACCCGATCTTTCGTCGATTCAACGAGCTCTTTACCGATTGGGGCGGCACATTCGTCAACTCGACGTACCTCTGGTTCGCGTCTGGTGGTACCAACCGGGGGTTCGAGTATGACCTCGGTGATCCGCTGGCGAGCCTCGCTGAAGGTGTCCTCATCAGTGTTCGCGACGCAATGGACGCGATGTTTCACCAGAACGTGGCCATCGCTGACATGGCCGAGACCTTCGATGTTGACGGCATCATTTACCATCCGATCAAAAGCTGCCGAACTGTTTCAACCGGCCTCGCTGATGGTCGCAAGCACATGATGAAGGAGCTTGGCATCCCGAGTCTGTTCATTGAGTCGGACATGATGGACCGGCGAGTCGTCTCCGAGGCTCAGATGAAAAACAGGATCGATGCCTTCTTCGAGGGACTGGAATCCCGTAGGCAACACGAGACGGCCGGCTGA
- a CDS encoding 2-hydroxyglutaryl-CoA dehydratase has protein sequence MIAVAYAAGVDVGSTQTKAVIVDEDGTIVGRSLIDTGANVIKAAEDSFLTALEEHGIDEEEVEYVVGTGYGRYRVTFGNTQVTEISCHGRGAVHLFPNTRTVVDMGGQDTKAISVNAAGEIIDFCMNDKCAAGTGRFLGAAAAALDIPIDELGPVSLKSTKPIKISTTCTVFAESEILAWIGKGKKIEDILWGVHKSIASRSAGLMRRVGVNDEITFTGGVSLNLGMIKALEERLEKSMNVSDDCHYMGALGAALFALDHVLTGRTPITTEAGLAL, from the coding sequence GTGATTGCAGTGGCATACGCAGCGGGAGTCGACGTTGGATCGACCCAAACCAAGGCCGTCATCGTCGATGAAGACGGAACCATCGTCGGCCGCTCCCTCATCGACACAGGCGCCAACGTCATCAAAGCCGCCGAGGACTCGTTCCTGACGGCGCTCGAAGAGCACGGTATCGACGAGGAAGAAGTCGAGTACGTCGTCGGCACGGGCTACGGCCGGTATCGAGTGACATTCGGCAATACCCAGGTCACCGAGATCAGTTGTCACGGGCGGGGCGCAGTGCACCTGTTCCCCAACACGAGAACCGTCGTCGACATGGGCGGACAGGACACCAAGGCGATCTCGGTGAATGCCGCGGGCGAGATCATCGACTTCTGCATGAACGACAAGTGCGCCGCCGGCACCGGCCGGTTCCTCGGTGCCGCAGCAGCAGCACTCGACATCCCGATAGACGAACTCGGCCCGGTCTCTCTCAAAAGTACGAAGCCGATCAAAATCAGCACAACCTGCACGGTCTTCGCGGAGTCAGAGATACTCGCCTGGATCGGTAAGGGAAAGAAAATCGAAGACATCCTGTGGGGCGTCCACAAGTCGATCGCATCCCGATCGGCGGGACTCATGCGTCGAGTCGGCGTCAACGATGAGATCACATTCACGGGAGGTGTTTCGCTCAACTTGGGCATGATCAAGGCACTTGAGGAACGCCTTGAGAAGTCGATGAACGTCAGCGACGATTGCCACTACATGGGAGCTCTCGGTGCGGCGCTTTTTGCCCTCGATCACGTCCTCACCGGCCGAACACCGATCACCACCGAAGCGGGGTTGGCGCTATGA
- a CDS encoding 2-hydroxyacyl-CoA dehydratase: MTLTATRIFDEWRNKTLDDALLECRDMVESPEFETARRWRDAGGKIVGHFQVYFPEEIVHAAGMLPFKVRGAPAEPNRADSHFGSYLCSILKTSLELALSDVVSMDLFVSHPICDAARNLAAIWGRNVDYPSQILYLPQNPNSTGSIDYLRHEYDRMRRVVEEVAGKEITDDDLRNSIAVFNENRRLLRELYDIKRDTPWLIAAEDAYALVALAGMVPREEHNELLTTLLPIIRKRRTKPEDRIRVVFEGGFCEQPPFDLIRMLGRTVYVVDDDFFIGMRWITEDVSLNGDPLRNLAVGYIEHSSYSPVQHDLRKPKEKMLAERIRAANADAVILAAAKMCEPGLEEQVTYTHALDDERIAYFLSEFEENMSSFEQLEMQVATFVEHMLFE; this comes from the coding sequence ATGACACTGACGGCCACACGAATCTTCGACGAATGGCGCAACAAGACTCTCGACGATGCACTGCTCGAATGCCGCGACATGGTCGAATCCCCAGAGTTCGAAACAGCACGCCGATGGCGCGACGCCGGTGGCAAAATAGTGGGGCACTTTCAGGTGTACTTTCCGGAGGAGATCGTGCACGCCGCCGGGATGCTCCCGTTCAAGGTGCGCGGTGCCCCGGCCGAGCCGAACCGGGCCGACTCGCATTTCGGATCCTATCTCTGCTCGATTCTCAAGACCTCTCTCGAACTCGCGCTGAGCGATGTCGTATCGATGGACCTGTTCGTCTCGCATCCGATCTGTGATGCGGCTCGCAACCTGGCGGCGATTTGGGGTCGCAATGTCGATTACCCGAGCCAGATCCTGTACCTTCCGCAGAATCCGAATTCGACCGGCAGCATCGACTACCTGCGCCACGAATATGACCGGATGCGCCGTGTCGTGGAAGAGGTCGCCGGCAAGGAGATCACCGATGACGATCTTCGCAATTCAATAGCGGTGTTTAACGAGAATCGCCGACTTCTGCGCGAGCTGTACGACATCAAGCGGGATACGCCATGGCTGATCGCTGCCGAAGACGCTTACGCGCTGGTGGCACTCGCGGGGATGGTCCCTCGCGAGGAGCACAACGAACTCCTGACGACTCTGCTACCGATTATCCGCAAGCGGCGCACCAAACCCGAGGACCGTATTCGTGTCGTGTTCGAAGGTGGATTCTGCGAGCAACCGCCATTCGATCTCATCAGAATGCTCGGGCGCACCGTCTACGTGGTGGATGACGACTTCTTCATCGGTATGCGCTGGATCACTGAGGATGTCTCGCTCAATGGTGACCCGTTGAGGAATCTCGCCGTCGGGTACATCGAACACTCCTCTTACAGCCCTGTGCAACACGATCTACGAAAGCCGAAAGAGAAAATGCTCGCCGAAAGGATCCGGGCAGCCAACGCAGATGCCGTCATCCTCGCTGCCGCCAAGATGTGTGAACCAGGACTCGAGGAACAGGTTACGTACACCCATGCGCTTGATGATGAGCGGATCGCATACTTTCTCAGCGAATTCGAGGAGAACATGAGTTCCTTCGAGCAACTCGAAATGCAAGTAGCAACGTTCGTCGAACACATGCTCTTCGAATGA
- a CDS encoding M1 family metallopeptidase, which yields MGIDSDHRFGHEIVPLHYQIVLEPDIAGGTFSGSEVVAFELNETTDAIVLNTIELDIVQANVTGNGHEVAAAISYDEDLQRATLALGETIESGTYQLSVTFTGILNDQLHGFYLSRYIDPEGNEKTIATSQLQATDARRAFPCWDQPDLKATFGVTLIVEAGHMAIANGPEIGRTTLDNGKVEVRFATTMKMSTYIVAFVVGELEASETIDVDGVPLRVIHAPGKGDLTAFALEVGAFCLRYFADYYGVPYPGQKMDMLAIPDFAWGAMENLGAVTYRETALLVDTDTATQAELNRVALVIAHELAHMWFGDLVTMGWWEGIWLNEAFATFMENKGVDAFRPDWNQWLAFGADRQNALEIDALHATRPIELAVGAPDEAAAMFDTLTYEKGGAVLRMLEQYLGEGVFRKGISLYLKKHSHANTVTSDLWHALGEASGEPVAEIMESWIYQGGYPRLSAARTTDGKIAVSQEHYRFLDNGDDTWMVPLLYSSDNGSGRVIVQGDIKLDLGANPLLNAGGSGFFSIGYDDELLGEISGRLHSLDAEERFSIISDTWSSVLSGDVDGGAFLDLVSSLGGEREPAIWSVIVKGISELDNVVSSDRRPELQKFVRDLMGDVGDELGWEAVDGEPDLIRQLRGIVLSSLGALGQDPGVRAHALAFLDAAILDPTSVDGDVAAAALHVVASDGSVEDFEGFVDAYRDAPNAQVANRYLRAAAAVPEDSAAQKLFEMVLDGSVRRQDSFWVLALMLGQRQTGAATWQRITERWDEVLATMPKQNVRRMFDLIQNRSEPEIAAEIKKWLDTHPLGGAAKLIQQQLERLEIRVGLREREATTLAIPHR from the coding sequence ATGGGGATTGATTCGGACCACCGATTTGGGCACGAGATCGTGCCGCTGCACTACCAGATCGTGCTGGAGCCGGACATCGCCGGGGGGACGTTCTCGGGCAGCGAGGTCGTCGCTTTCGAACTTAACGAAACCACCGACGCGATTGTTCTGAACACAATCGAGCTCGACATCGTCCAAGCAAACGTCACTGGGAATGGTCACGAAGTTGCTGCAGCGATCTCCTATGACGAGGATCTGCAACGAGCAACACTCGCACTCGGTGAGACGATCGAGTCCGGCACCTACCAGCTCAGCGTAACGTTCACGGGGATACTCAACGACCAGCTCCACGGCTTTTACCTGTCGCGCTACATCGACCCGGAAGGCAACGAGAAGACAATTGCAACCTCACAGTTGCAAGCGACCGACGCCCGGCGTGCCTTTCCATGCTGGGATCAACCTGACCTCAAGGCCACGTTTGGCGTGACGCTTATCGTCGAGGCGGGGCACATGGCGATTGCCAACGGTCCCGAGATAGGCAGGACCACCCTGGACAACGGCAAAGTTGAGGTCCGCTTTGCGACGACCATGAAGATGTCGACCTACATTGTGGCCTTCGTCGTCGGCGAACTCGAAGCGTCCGAGACTATCGATGTCGACGGTGTGCCGCTGCGTGTTATCCACGCTCCAGGGAAGGGTGACCTCACGGCATTCGCGCTCGAGGTCGGGGCGTTCTGTCTGCGGTACTTTGCGGACTATTACGGCGTGCCATATCCAGGGCAGAAGATGGACATGCTTGCAATCCCCGACTTTGCCTGGGGTGCAATGGAGAACCTCGGCGCAGTCACCTACCGCGAGACCGCGCTGCTAGTTGATACCGACACCGCAACGCAGGCTGAGCTCAACCGCGTTGCCCTGGTCATTGCCCACGAGCTTGCGCACATGTGGTTTGGCGACCTCGTCACGATGGGCTGGTGGGAGGGGATCTGGCTCAACGAGGCGTTTGCGACGTTTATGGAAAACAAAGGTGTTGATGCGTTTCGGCCCGATTGGAATCAGTGGCTCGCGTTTGGTGCAGATCGGCAAAACGCGCTCGAGATCGACGCCTTGCACGCCACGCGCCCAATAGAGCTCGCAGTCGGCGCACCCGACGAGGCAGCCGCAATGTTTGACACGTTGACGTATGAGAAGGGCGGCGCGGTTCTCCGCATGCTTGAGCAATACCTCGGTGAAGGTGTGTTCCGCAAAGGCATCTCTTTGTACCTGAAGAAACACTCACACGCCAACACGGTCACGTCCGACTTGTGGCATGCACTTGGTGAAGCCTCGGGCGAGCCGGTTGCTGAGATCATGGAGTCATGGATTTATCAGGGAGGGTATCCGCGGTTGTCTGCAGCGAGGACAACCGACGGGAAGATTGCGGTCTCTCAGGAGCACTATCGCTTTCTCGACAATGGTGACGACACGTGGATGGTGCCGCTCCTCTACAGCTCCGACAACGGGTCAGGGAGAGTCATTGTCCAGGGCGATATCAAGCTCGACCTCGGGGCCAATCCATTGCTCAACGCCGGCGGTAGCGGGTTCTTCTCCATTGGATACGACGACGAGTTGCTTGGCGAGATCAGTGGGCGTCTACATTCGCTGGATGCTGAAGAACGGTTCTCGATTATCTCGGACACATGGTCGAGTGTGCTCAGCGGCGACGTCGACGGTGGCGCCTTTCTCGACCTTGTGTCATCGCTCGGCGGTGAGCGTGAGCCGGCGATCTGGTCAGTCATTGTCAAAGGTATCTCAGAACTCGACAATGTCGTGTCTTCAGATCGTCGTCCCGAGCTGCAGAAATTCGTCAGAGACCTGATGGGGGATGTCGGGGATGAACTCGGATGGGAGGCTGTTGATGGCGAACCCGACCTTATACGACAGCTCCGTGGCATCGTCTTGAGTTCGCTCGGTGCACTGGGGCAAGATCCAGGTGTGCGGGCGCATGCGCTCGCGTTCCTCGATGCGGCGATTCTTGACCCCACTTCCGTTGATGGGGACGTTGCAGCTGCGGCGCTGCATGTCGTTGCATCCGACGGGTCGGTCGAAGACTTCGAGGGTTTTGTCGACGCGTATCGCGATGCTCCGAACGCCCAGGTCGCCAACAGGTATTTGCGGGCCGCGGCTGCGGTCCCTGAGGACTCAGCGGCACAGAAACTGTTCGAGATGGTGCTTGACGGATCCGTGCGTCGACAGGACTCCTTCTGGGTGCTCGCACTGATGCTTGGGCAGCGTCAGACCGGCGCCGCGACCTGGCAGCGGATCACCGAGCGCTGGGATGAGGTTCTCGCCACGATGCCAAAGCAAAACGTGCGGCGCATGTTCGACCTCATCCAGAACAGGTCCGAGCCGGAGATCGCCGCCGAAATCAAGAAATGGCTGGACACCCATCCTCTTGGCGGTGCCGCAAAGCTTATTCAGCAACAGTTGGAGAGGCTTGAGATTCGCGTCGGGCTTCGAGAGCGCGAGGCAACGACGTTGGCAATTCCGCACCGCTGA
- the oah gene encoding 6-oxocyclohex-1-ene-1-carbonyl-CoA hydratase — protein MKFVDHDLAPDIEFNEILYENRPVFDTGGAAVDGLHVVWITLNNPQQLNSYTTESVKEVILAFRRASVDRAAVAVVFTGVGDRAFCTGGNTEEYSEYYAGRPGEYRQYMRLFNDMVSAILMCDKPVINRVNGMRIGGGQEIGMACDFTLASDLARFGQAGPKHGSAPDGGSTDFLDLYVGWGEAMASCVLCEPWSAHEALRLGLVNDIFPVLKIDGEFIPNPLVITDRYLDKWGKIVHGKSKESEDLAAAKLLLKAGTIDFSMLDAGVDAILTKILYTMPDCTLKTTESVRKKKLEHWDKNKESNRAWLSLNMMTEAKAGFQAFHRGSREVGREVDFIDLRRRLAAGEMWGDDLIESVSPQYKSDS, from the coding sequence ATGAAGTTCGTAGACCACGATCTTGCTCCAGATATTGAGTTCAACGAAATTCTCTATGAGAACCGGCCGGTGTTCGACACCGGCGGCGCAGCCGTCGACGGATTGCACGTAGTGTGGATCACGCTGAACAACCCTCAGCAGCTCAACTCGTACACGACAGAGTCCGTAAAAGAGGTCATCTTGGCGTTTCGGCGGGCGTCGGTGGATCGCGCCGCTGTAGCAGTCGTCTTCACCGGAGTTGGGGACCGTGCGTTCTGCACCGGGGGTAACACGGAGGAGTACTCCGAGTATTACGCAGGCCGACCGGGCGAGTATCGGCAGTACATGCGCCTGTTCAACGACATGGTGTCAGCGATCCTCATGTGCGACAAACCAGTCATTAACCGTGTCAACGGCATGCGTATCGGCGGAGGGCAAGAGATCGGCATGGCGTGCGACTTCACCCTGGCGTCGGACCTTGCCCGTTTTGGCCAGGCAGGGCCGAAACACGGGTCGGCGCCCGATGGCGGTTCGACGGACTTCCTCGACCTATACGTGGGGTGGGGAGAGGCCATGGCTAGCTGCGTCCTCTGCGAACCGTGGAGCGCACACGAGGCGTTGCGGCTCGGTCTCGTCAACGATATCTTTCCAGTGCTCAAGATCGATGGGGAGTTCATCCCGAACCCCCTCGTTATCACCGACCGATACCTGGACAAGTGGGGCAAGATCGTCCATGGCAAGTCGAAGGAGAGCGAAGACCTCGCTGCCGCAAAGTTGCTGTTGAAGGCTGGAACCATCGACTTCTCGATGCTCGATGCAGGTGTCGATGCAATTCTGACCAAGATCCTCTACACAATGCCGGACTGTACCCTCAAAACGACTGAATCGGTGCGCAAGAAGAAGCTCGAGCATTGGGACAAGAACAAGGAATCTAACCGGGCATGGCTGTCGCTCAACATGATGACTGAGGCCAAGGCAGGGTTTCAGGCGTTCCACCGGGGTTCACGGGAGGTCGGGAGAGAAGTCGACTTCATCGACCTGCGCCGCCGGCTCGCCGCAGGTGAGATGTGGGGCGACGACCTCATCGAATCCGTTTCACCCCAGTACAAATCCGACTCATGA
- a CDS encoding TetR/AcrR family transcriptional regulator codes for MTQTLTKSEATSARIIAAARSLFVVSSYADVTTDMIAQAAEVTKGGLYHHFPSKEQLYLSMMLDDLDRKRQLFELATTAPGTCRNRLARLTKDFLELPHEERELTRLVRRDINTFSGNERDLLVRAYQRALPEQVETIIRKGIDAGELAPGDARILSWSFVALVEVVIGDYADHVYGSVQARLDHVVDLFFEGASAKPVGGRA; via the coding sequence ATGACACAAACGCTAACCAAGTCGGAGGCCACGTCGGCCAGGATCATCGCCGCCGCGAGGAGCCTGTTCGTTGTAAGCAGCTACGCCGACGTCACAACAGACATGATCGCCCAAGCGGCGGAGGTGACCAAGGGTGGGCTCTATCACCACTTCCCCAGCAAGGAACAGTTGTACCTCTCAATGATGCTCGATGACCTTGACCGCAAGCGACAACTCTTCGAGCTGGCAACCACTGCGCCCGGTACCTGTCGGAACCGCCTTGCGAGACTCACGAAGGATTTTCTCGAACTCCCCCACGAAGAGCGCGAATTGACCCGTCTCGTGCGCCGTGACATCAATACATTTTCCGGCAATGAACGAGACCTTCTCGTCCGTGCGTATCAGCGAGCCTTGCCCGAACAAGTAGAGACAATTATCCGCAAGGGAATCGACGCCGGGGAACTAGCCCCGGGGGATGCTCGAATCCTCTCCTGGTCGTTTGTTGCCCTGGTCGAGGTTGTGATCGGCGACTACGCCGACCACGTCTACGGAAGCGTCCAAGCACGCCTCGATCACGTTGTCGATCTCTTCTTCGAAGGAGCATCAGCCAAACCCGTCGGAGGACGAGCATGA
- a CDS encoding enoyl-CoA hydratase/isomerase family protein — translation MSDVWVRHDVSGDGAIHTITFDKPPGNVIDIALCGQLVPAIAAAGEAVDAKALVLRGAGKNFSFGASVEEHLPDKAPQMLAALGGVVRALVGFPYPTIAGVQGACLGGGLELALACGIVIAERSATLACPEIQLGVLPPAATALLTGRAAEDVILTGRNLTPKEARRLGIVNVIAKTGELDAVIETFVQQHFALRSASSLRLATKALRASRVVEFEQRLDAAEQVYLEELLSTHDGVEGIEAFIEKRPPVWRNA, via the coding sequence ATGAGCGACGTCTGGGTACGTCACGATGTGTCTGGCGACGGTGCGATCCACACGATTACGTTCGACAAGCCCCCAGGAAACGTGATCGACATTGCCCTGTGCGGACAGCTCGTCCCAGCGATCGCGGCTGCCGGCGAGGCGGTGGACGCCAAGGCTCTCGTTCTCCGTGGCGCCGGCAAGAATTTTTCTTTCGGTGCAAGCGTCGAAGAGCATCTCCCTGACAAAGCTCCCCAGATGCTGGCTGCGCTCGGCGGAGTTGTCCGCGCACTCGTCGGATTCCCCTACCCCACGATCGCTGGAGTCCAGGGCGCTTGCTTGGGTGGTGGTCTGGAGCTCGCTCTTGCGTGCGGGATCGTGATCGCCGAGAGAAGCGCGACTCTTGCATGCCCCGAGATACAGCTCGGTGTCTTGCCACCCGCAGCAACCGCGTTGCTTACCGGCAGAGCGGCGGAAGACGTGATCCTCACCGGTCGTAACCTCACCCCTAAAGAGGCAAGACGTCTCGGCATCGTCAACGTGATTGCAAAGACCGGTGAATTGGACGCCGTAATCGAAACGTTCGTGCAGCAACACTTTGCTCTGCGTTCAGCCTCTTCGTTGCGTCTGGCCACGAAAGCGTTGCGGGCGAGCCGTGTCGTTGAGTTCGAGCAGCGCCTCGATGCGGCAGAGCAGGTCTATCTCGAAGAACTGCTGTCGACACACGACGGAGTAGAAGGCATCGAGGCATTCATCGAGAAGCGCCCGCCCGTGTGGAGGAACGCCTAG
- a CDS encoding 2-hydroxyglutaryl-CoA dehydratase yields the protein MTITAGLDIGSTYAKALLQDEDGKILSRIMLPTGFRLREIARKIYDRVLEEAGLSEDDISYVIATGPGRHQVDFKDLQVTDLTASARGACFLFPETRTILDIGGQTMKASRVDQTAKVISFRLNDKCAAGTGAFLEKTARYMGYDIREINALMVTSKQPVPISGVCAVFAESEVINHLSLGTPPADIMQGAIESLTGRSVQLMKRVRAESEFTLIGGILRFETMGNAVSALLKADVNVPASDMVQFVPALGCAILARRRLEKLAATGTRTGSNVAAAAGAGM from the coding sequence ATGACTATCACCGCAGGATTGGATATCGGATCCACCTACGCCAAGGCTCTTCTTCAGGACGAAGACGGAAAGATCCTCAGCCGGATAATGCTTCCGACCGGGTTCAGGCTTCGGGAAATCGCCCGGAAGATCTACGACCGGGTTCTTGAGGAAGCCGGGCTGAGCGAAGACGACATCTCGTATGTGATCGCAACCGGACCTGGCAGACACCAGGTCGACTTCAAGGACCTCCAAGTCACGGACCTCACCGCAAGCGCCCGCGGAGCATGTTTCCTGTTCCCTGAAACCCGCACGATTCTCGACATCGGTGGTCAGACAATGAAGGCGAGTCGTGTTGATCAGACAGCAAAGGTCATCTCCTTCCGGCTCAACGACAAGTGCGCCGCAGGCACCGGTGCCTTTCTCGAAAAGACCGCCCGCTACATGGGATACGATATCCGAGAGATCAACGCCCTTATGGTCACGTCGAAACAACCGGTCCCGATATCGGGTGTATGCGCGGTGTTCGCCGAGTCTGAGGTGATCAACCACCTCTCGCTCGGGACGCCGCCGGCTGACATCATGCAGGGAGCAATCGAGTCGCTGACAGGTCGCTCGGTTCAGCTTATGAAGCGGGTGCGGGCCGAGTCCGAATTTACACTCATCGGGGGGATCCTACGCTTCGAGACCATGGGCAATGCAGTCAGCGCCTTGCTCAAGGCGGACGTCAACGTCCCTGCAAGCGACATGGTTCAGTTCGTGCCGGCCCTCGGTTGCGCAATCCTCGCCCGACGCCGTTTAGAAAAACTCGCAGCCACAGGCACGAGAACCGGAAGCAACGTAGCAGCGGCCGCGGGAGCAGGGATGTGA
- the had gene encoding 6-hydroxycyclohex-1-ene-1-carbonyl-CoA dehydrogenase: MEQRTDRYSWRLVAPGRPLERTEQAGRPPEADEVLIEVAGCGLCHTDLGFIDGTVKTRAQLPLVLGHEISGRVVEAGRGAEEWQGRDVLVPAVIPCGDCDLCNSARGNVCTRQKMPGNDLDGGFATHVTVPATGLSVVENLPAGYDLADLSVVADAVTTPLQAVRRAEVSAGDFVVVVGAGGVGAYAVQIAAASGATVIAVDIDDVRLDLLLRHGAAGTVNARGLSSREIRDRVRDEARACGQPRVGWKIFECSGTPTGQETAYGLLGPAATLAVVGFTMEKITIRLSNLMAFDATAFGSWGCPTEKYPEAIELVTSGRVQLLPFTRKVPMREISAVIAQSHERSDHRRTILIP; the protein is encoded by the coding sequence ATGGAACAACGCACCGACAGATACTCATGGCGCCTCGTTGCACCGGGCCGGCCGCTCGAGCGGACCGAGCAAGCTGGCAGACCACCTGAGGCGGATGAGGTTCTCATCGAGGTCGCCGGGTGTGGGCTGTGCCATACCGACCTCGGATTCATCGACGGCACGGTAAAGACGCGTGCGCAACTCCCGCTCGTACTCGGCCACGAGATCAGTGGTCGGGTTGTGGAAGCAGGCAGGGGCGCCGAGGAGTGGCAGGGGAGAGATGTGCTTGTCCCTGCGGTCATCCCGTGCGGCGACTGCGACCTTTGCAACTCAGCCAGAGGAAACGTGTGCACCCGCCAGAAGATGCCGGGCAACGACCTCGACGGCGGCTTTGCCACCCACGTCACGGTACCGGCAACGGGGCTGTCGGTGGTCGAGAACCTTCCGGCGGGTTATGACCTTGCGGATCTTTCAGTCGTCGCCGACGCTGTGACGACACCTCTACAAGCTGTCCGACGAGCCGAGGTTTCCGCGGGAGACTTCGTCGTCGTGGTCGGCGCCGGCGGTGTCGGTGCGTATGCGGTACAGATAGCAGCGGCGAGCGGAGCGACGGTGATCGCAGTCGACATTGATGACGTCCGCCTCGACCTGCTTCTGCGGCACGGCGCCGCGGGCACGGTCAACGCACGGGGCCTCTCATCTCGGGAGATCCGTGACCGGGTTCGGGACGAAGCAAGGGCGTGTGGGCAACCGCGAGTGGGGTGGAAGATCTTCGAGTGTTCGGGAACCCCGACCGGGCAGGAGACCGCATACGGTTTGCTCGGACCTGCAGCGACGTTGGCGGTCGTCGGGTTCACCATGGAGAAGATCACAATCAGATTGTCGAACCTAATGGCATTCGACGCTACCGCGTTCGGCAGCTGGGGCTGTCCGACCGAGAAATACCCCGAGGCGATCGAACTGGTCACGTCAGGGAGGGTGCAGCTGCTGCCTTTCACCCGCAAAGTTCCGATGCGTGAGATATCCGCGGTCATCGCCCAATCACATGAGCGCAGCGACCACCGCAGAACGATCCTTATCCCATGA